In one window of uncultured Campylobacter sp. DNA:
- a CDS encoding PAS domain-containing sensor histidine kinase — MAIVDIKKNHQRFETIFSNSGVGIFIVDKKRNIMECNETFCKIFGYEYDEIIGKSAQTIHLSEEKYLHFADIAFNKVRKNEALQLNYELRHKSGKGLWIRISGDSISGNDEVLWIVVDITKRVMAEKKLKQSRLKVKRLNLTLNHEIEEQLKLIRRQDEQLQYQSRLAQMGEILNMIAHQWRQPLSAISATASYLSTSCLMADKFDKTTLLEELGKIEQYSKHLSETIDEFRNFFKPAKIKEVTSLEELCTMAINIAKAILQNQKIKIYAKYGCNQTLLTYKNEVSQVILNIIKNAQDAFLERNIDDGVIEISTYIEKSYLCLSVKDNAGGIKKEIADKIFDLYFSTKASKNGTGIGLYMSKIIIEDHCKGSLVVESLKNGSNFIIKLPK, encoded by the coding sequence ATGGCGATAGTGGACATTAAGAAAAACCATCAGAGATTTGAGACGATATTTTCAAATTCCGGCGTCGGCATCTTCATCGTGGACAAGAAAAGAAATATTATGGAGTGCAACGAGACCTTTTGTAAAATTTTCGGCTACGAATACGACGAGATCATCGGCAAATCCGCGCAAACTATACATCTAAGCGAGGAGAAATACCTGCATTTCGCAGACATCGCCTTTAATAAAGTAAGGAAAAATGAGGCTCTGCAGCTAAACTACGAGCTAAGGCACAAAAGCGGCAAAGGGCTATGGATTAGAATTTCGGGCGACTCCATATCGGGAAACGACGAGGTGCTTTGGATAGTGGTGGATATCACCAAAAGAGTGATGGCGGAGAAGAAATTAAAACAAAGCAGGCTAAAGGTCAAACGGCTAAATTTAACGCTCAACCACGAGATCGAGGAGCAGCTAAAGCTCATAAGGCGCCAAGACGAGCAGCTGCAGTATCAATCAAGGCTCGCTCAGATGGGCGAAATTTTAAATATGATAGCGCATCAATGGAGGCAGCCGCTATCCGCTATCTCGGCTACGGCTTCATATTTAAGCACTAGCTGCTTGATGGCGGATAAATTTGACAAAACGACTCTTTTGGAGGAGCTCGGCAAGATCGAGCAGTATTCCAAGCACCTGTCCGAAACGATCGATGAATTTAGAAATTTCTTTAAGCCCGCCAAGATTAAGGAGGTTACGAGCCTGGAGGAGCTTTGCACTATGGCGATAAATATCGCAAAAGCGATACTGCAAAATCAAAAGATTAAAATTTACGCGAAATACGGCTGCAACCAGACTCTGCTCACATATAAAAACGAGGTTTCGCAGGTTATTTTAAACATCATAAAAAATGCACAGGACGCCTTTTTGGAAAGAAATATCGACGACGGCGTTATCGAAATTTCAACCTACATCGAAAAGTCATATCTTTGCTTAAGCGTAAAAGATAACGCCGGCGGCATCAAAAAGGAGATCGCAGATAAAATCTTCGATCTGTATTTTTCTACCAAAGCCAGCAAAAACGGCACCGGCATCGGGCTATATATGTCAAAGATCATCATCGAAGATCACTGCAAGGGCTCGCTCGTCGTAGAGAGCCTAAAGAACGGCTCAAATTTTATAATCAAACTTCCGAAATGA